Proteins found in one Pontibacter sp. SGAir0037 genomic segment:
- a CDS encoding ATP-binding protein: MNKYTIIGVIMLMSISLLGVVGLQLYWINNAIEVKQEQFDRSVNEALAKVVEKLETNEAVSVVTNQMASLEDSSTVPAPKPASPVKVKPTQTETKPKPAAQITPTQAPPKQATAPQKSSQSTTVLKQLNGKEIITTYSTFTPDKANGATDQVIIMGTARADSALAQRSLSLRGVRQLAASPAQAERKEPTFRVVQSDTIFFNRLQGRQIPLTSTKLDSLLSNGKNNRLKINNRLIQFSFDTLRHMATKLDSLKHIEFFERIKADDIASIRVSADSILIYQKGLVPPVYVHGKRNTPGAGVTFWQGATAPRPEPSIKKATATPVLITKPASELKNPTLANLKKNVASIERVDIKKDKLLDVAQKMVVEYVVKDVPLEKRLNLTELPGILKTELQNKGITLDFGYWIVSNNQDTVAVKHVERLAKSDLTHSYSASLFPNDIFDKSDALGIYFPQSKTYALRSLWGMMALSCLFTLVIIATFGTTIHIIYKQKKLSDMKNDFINNMTHEFKTPIATISLATDSITNPKVYEKPERIKYYTNIIREENKRMNAQVENVLQIALLEKNEFKMNLQQVDVHTLIIRAIESINLQIEQRLGHISMQLNALEHELRSDEVHLYNVICNLIDNANKYSPGSPEINLSTQNINGGILIAVEDKGIGMTKDTQQRVFDKFYRVPTGNLHNVKGFGLGLSYVKAIVQAHHGDIKLKSEPGRGSRFEIYLPLS; this comes from the coding sequence GTGAATAAGTATACCATTATAGGAGTAATCATGCTGATGAGCATCTCACTACTGGGCGTAGTGGGGCTGCAGCTGTATTGGATTAACAATGCCATTGAAGTAAAGCAGGAGCAGTTTGACCGGAGCGTGAATGAGGCGCTAGCCAAAGTAGTGGAAAAACTGGAGACAAACGAAGCAGTATCGGTGGTTACCAACCAGATGGCTTCGCTCGAAGATTCCTCCACTGTGCCAGCACCCAAACCAGCTTCGCCTGTTAAGGTAAAACCAACGCAAACCGAAACCAAACCAAAACCTGCCGCACAGATTACACCCACACAAGCCCCACCCAAACAAGCCACGGCTCCTCAAAAGAGCTCACAATCAACAACGGTGCTGAAGCAGCTCAACGGGAAAGAGATTATTACTACTTATAGTACTTTTACACCCGATAAAGCAAATGGTGCAACGGATCAGGTAATCATCATGGGCACCGCGCGCGCTGATTCAGCGCTTGCACAACGAAGTTTATCTTTACGCGGGGTAAGGCAGTTAGCAGCCTCTCCTGCTCAGGCAGAAAGAAAAGAGCCAACCTTCAGAGTAGTACAGTCCGATACCATTTTCTTTAACCGCCTTCAGGGCAGGCAAATTCCTTTAACATCAACCAAACTGGACAGCCTGCTCAGCAACGGAAAAAACAATCGCTTAAAGATCAACAACAGGCTTATTCAGTTTTCTTTTGATACACTGCGCCACATGGCCACCAAGCTGGACAGCTTAAAGCATATCGAATTCTTTGAGCGTATTAAAGCAGACGACATTGCTTCTATACGCGTATCCGCAGACAGTATTTTAATTTATCAGAAAGGCCTTGTACCTCCTGTTTATGTGCATGGTAAAAGAAACACACCCGGTGCCGGCGTTACTTTCTGGCAGGGAGCTACGGCACCACGCCCTGAACCATCTATAAAAAAGGCAACAGCAACGCCTGTGCTTATAACTAAGCCAGCCTCAGAACTGAAAAATCCAACGCTGGCAAACCTGAAGAAAAACGTAGCCAGTATCGAAAGAGTTGATATTAAGAAAGACAAGCTTCTTGATGTAGCTCAAAAGATGGTGGTGGAATATGTGGTAAAAGATGTTCCACTGGAAAAGCGCTTAAACCTTACTGAACTGCCTGGTATTTTAAAAACTGAACTACAGAACAAGGGCATTACCCTGGACTTTGGCTATTGGATAGTTTCAAACAACCAGGATACGGTTGCTGTAAAACATGTGGAGCGCCTGGCCAAATCCGATCTTACGCATAGCTACAGCGCCAGCTTATTTCCGAATGACATATTTGACAAGTCAGACGCTTTAGGTATATATTTTCCACAGAGTAAAACTTATGCCCTCCGCTCGCTGTGGGGTATGATGGCGCTTTCCTGCCTGTTCACACTTGTAATTATTGCCACCTTTGGCACTACCATTCATATTATTTACAAGCAGAAGAAGCTTTCTGATATGAAGAACGACTTTATCAATAACATGACACATGAGTTTAAAACTCCTATAGCCACCATTTCACTTGCCACTGATTCGATAACCAATCCAAAGGTTTATGAGAAACCGGAAAGGATAAAGTACTATACCAACATTATCCGGGAAGAGAACAAGCGCATGAATGCACAGGTAGAGAATGTACTGCAGATTGCGTTGCTCGAAAAAAACGAGTTTAAAATGAATTTGCAGCAAGTTGATGTTCATACCCTCATTATAAGAGCTATTGAAAGCATTAACTTACAGATAGAGCAGCGGCTTGGGCATATTTCGATGCAACTGAACGCCCTGGAACACGAGCTACGTTCGGATGAGGTGCATTTATATAATGTGATCTGCAACCTGATCGACAATGCTAACAAATACTCTCCCGGCAGTCCTGAAATAAATCTGAGTACGCAGAACATTAATGGCGGCATTCTGATTGCAGTAGAGGACAAGGGCATTGGTATGACGAAAGATACACAGCAGCGTGTATTCGATAAATTTTATAGGGTACCTACAGGCAACCTGCACAATGTAAAGGGCTTTGGCTTAGGCCTTAGCTATGTAAAAGCTATTGTGCAGGCGCACCACGGCGACATTAAACTTAAGAGCGAACCAGGCAGAGGCAGCAGGTTTGAAATTTATTTACCGTTGAGCTAA
- a CDS encoding response regulator transcription factor: protein MAEIIQKILLAEDDPNFGIVLRDYLELHDYDVTLCKDGCQGITAFRKADYDLCILDVMMPEKDGFTLGREIKKLNPAVPLIFLTAKTMKEDMLEGFKIGADDYITKPFDSEVLLYKIKAVLNRKTGTPAVRTEQSEYRIGKYAFQPKLRLLFFKGQEQKLSPKESELLAMLCQHINDVLPRETALQRIWHEDSYFTARSMDVYIAKLRKYLKEDASVEIVNLHGQGYRLCVQSGIML from the coding sequence ATGGCTGAAATTATCCAAAAAATTCTGCTGGCCGAAGACGATCCGAACTTCGGAATTGTGCTGCGAGATTACCTGGAGCTACACGACTATGATGTTACGCTCTGCAAAGACGGTTGCCAGGGAATTACAGCATTTCGTAAAGCCGACTATGATCTGTGCATCCTGGATGTGATGATGCCCGAAAAAGACGGTTTTACACTCGGCAGAGAAATAAAGAAGCTCAACCCTGCTGTGCCCCTGATCTTCCTGACTGCCAAAACCATGAAAGAGGATATGCTGGAAGGTTTTAAGATCGGGGCTGACGATTATATAACCAAACCCTTTGATTCTGAAGTACTGCTCTACAAAATTAAAGCTGTACTTAACCGCAAAACAGGAACACCAGCCGTTAGAACAGAACAATCGGAGTATAGAATCGGGAAGTATGCATTTCAGCCTAAACTACGCTTACTCTTTTTTAAAGGGCAGGAACAGAAGCTTTCGCCTAAAGAATCTGAACTACTGGCTATGCTTTGCCAGCATATAAACGATGTATTGCCACGGGAAACAGCCTTACAGCGCATCTGGCATGAAGACAGCTACTTTACCGCCCGCAGCATGGATGTATATATTGCCAAACTTCGGAAATATTTAAAAGAGGATGCTTCTGTAGAGATTGTAAACCTGCACGGGCAAGGCTACCGACTGTGCGTCCAGAGTGGCATTATGCTGTAA
- a CDS encoding porin family protein encodes MKKIFLLIAVVLGIAATKVNAQDQPVRFGIRAGVNLADWQGETMTSVTDLIELSDGAVSRSMREGFHVGGYVTIPVLPGFEIEPGLLYSQKGTRITGTLPIEQVDFLNARVNITNKAEYIDLPVLAKLYVADGLYLFGGPQFSYLVSNKVKVQAGALGFNALNREWDMKSGFREFDTALTGGAGYQFTNGLNLSVGYDHGMSTVDQNGNFNTYNRVVKASVGFTF; translated from the coding sequence ATGAAAAAGATATTTTTACTTATAGCGGTGGTGCTAGGGATTGCAGCAACTAAAGTGAATGCACAGGACCAGCCAGTTCGCTTTGGGATTAGAGCAGGTGTTAACTTAGCCGACTGGCAAGGAGAAACAATGACAAGTGTTACAGATCTGATAGAATTATCTGACGGAGCCGTGAGCCGCAGCATGCGCGAAGGCTTTCATGTGGGTGGATATGTAACAATACCTGTATTACCAGGATTTGAAATTGAACCGGGCTTACTGTACTCTCAGAAAGGAACGCGTATTACAGGTACGTTGCCTATAGAGCAGGTTGACTTTTTAAATGCGAGAGTTAATATAACCAATAAAGCTGAGTATATCGATTTACCGGTGCTAGCTAAATTATATGTGGCCGATGGGCTGTATCTGTTTGGAGGCCCGCAGTTCTCTTACCTGGTATCCAATAAAGTAAAAGTACAGGCAGGTGCTCTTGGTTTTAACGCGTTGAACCGTGAGTGGGATATGAAAAGCGGTTTCCGCGAATTTGATACCGCCTTAACAGGTGGTGCAGGCTACCAGTTTACAAATGGTCTTAATTTAAGTGTTGGTTACGACCATGGTATGAGTACTGTAGATCAGAATGGAAACTTCAATACCTATAATCGTGTTGTTAAGGCATCAGTTGGATTCACATTCTAA
- a CDS encoding nucleoid-associated protein has product MNEKVQVRLNTLAVHRVGNKSKEEGVVIAKDLVDLRDEQLSQLLLGYFLSPFKQEEYFRFTHTSDLALNELFAYATLMFNEPEKFYAYTVHILNHLYEQSDHPKVKSGELYVAYFSGCLMEEDYVDAIGIFKSENKDNFLSFEEAGGDLSMSYHAGINLKSVDKGCLIFNTEAEDGYRVKLVDANSTDALFWKEDFLGVAEIKDTNFNTKTYLNLCKDFSEEVFAKSESKKEQIDFISRSVDYFSKNDNFNLEEFTSSVIDEPESAERFKNYSQAFAEERDIEGFQDFAINKNTVRNMKRKFRNFIKLDTQIEIKFSGYNPEQSEQYVERGFDEERGMHFYKVFFHSES; this is encoded by the coding sequence ATGAACGAAAAAGTACAGGTTCGCCTGAATACATTAGCAGTACACCGGGTAGGAAATAAATCGAAAGAAGAAGGCGTTGTGATAGCAAAAGATCTGGTAGACCTGCGCGATGAGCAGCTTAGCCAGCTACTCTTAGGCTACTTCTTATCTCCTTTCAAACAAGAAGAATACTTCCGCTTTACGCACACCTCTGATCTGGCTTTAAATGAGTTGTTTGCATATGCCACGCTCATGTTTAACGAACCGGAAAAATTTTATGCCTATACTGTACATATTCTCAACCACCTGTATGAGCAGTCTGACCATCCGAAGGTAAAAAGCGGAGAGCTATACGTAGCTTACTTTTCAGGCTGCTTAATGGAAGAAGACTATGTGGATGCCATTGGCATTTTCAAATCAGAAAACAAAGATAACTTCCTCTCTTTTGAAGAAGCTGGCGGCGACCTGAGCATGAGCTACCATGCAGGCATCAACCTGAAAAGCGTAGACAAAGGCTGCCTGATATTTAATACCGAAGCAGAAGATGGGTACCGTGTAAAACTGGTAGATGCGAACAGCACCGATGCCCTTTTCTGGAAAGAGGATTTTTTGGGCGTTGCTGAAATTAAAGACACCAACTTTAATACAAAAACGTACTTAAACCTTTGCAAAGACTTTTCAGAAGAAGTATTTGCAAAAAGTGAAAGTAAAAAAGAACAAATAGATTTTATCAGCCGCTCCGTAGATTACTTCTCCAAGAACGATAACTTCAATTTGGAAGAATTTACCAGCAGCGTGATCGATGAGCCTGAGTCGGCAGAAAGATTCAAGAACTATAGCCAGGCTTTTGCTGAGGAAAGAGACATTGAAGGTTTCCAGGATTTTGCCATCAACAAAAATACGGTGCGTAATATGAAACGGAAGTTCAGAAATTTTATAAAGCTGGACACACAGATAGAAATTAAGTTTAGCGGCTACAATCCGGAGCAAAGTGAGCAGTATGTAGAGCGTGGGTTCGACGAAGAACGAGGCATGCACTTTTACAAAGTCTTTTTCCATAGCGAATCGTAA